cttccttctttcaTCGTTCGATCGAACAAGATAATAACATGAAAGCCTATTTACACGAGACTTTGGTTGAGATCGTTTGTTACGTCTTTgcaaacctgaaaaaaaaatgtaccaTCATCACTTTCACGAGAATGACGTGTCACAACAAGCTCAATGGATTCTCAAAAAAAACGAccgaaatttttcttttatggcGACGTGCATTTGTAATTGTCTTCGGAGAATTAAGGATGACGGGAGAGAGgaagataaagaaacaaacTTACTTCACTGGCAAAAAAATGTACACACATTAAGACACACATTGACACCCAACATTTACAGCACACACTCTCACACGCTCGGCTTCATCTTCGTCGTGTAAAAATACcaagaattgaaaaattttaataataataataataattgatttttttttgtttgccttttcttctttcaatggAAGCTAATGTAGCCCaagtgatttttgttttttgctagAAGCCAATTTCGGATGACGTCATCTCTCCCAactggccttttttttcttctctttgccAATGGTCCGTCTGCACTAGTTTATCAAAGTATGAAATGTAAACAGCCATGTACATCCATTGGGAGGAGCAACACGTAAAataggtgaatacactgagtGAAGGATTATTTTGATgatgcacacacacaaacaaacacacacacacacacacacacatttaaGTGAGAAATGAGGAGTAGGATATAGTAGTATTAATTTGAAATCGTATTCATTTTTATGAAAATACCGAACAGTAATCAGTCGTTCAATAAATGTCCACAGAGAAGgtgaatgaagaaaaaaaaaaagaagaaatcaaacgaaaatttacgccatgcatttgtttttcctctgaaaaaaaaaggggaaaacagGCCTACAATCATTATTTGTCACACGAATTATAATAATTAACTATAACGAAATTGTAAGACTACCAGGTAAGTTTCGAACCCTCACGACattcttgttgttttgttttttttttaactctcgcaattatttttttctcttcttctttaaattAAGACgagcaaaatgaaacaaaaaaaaataaaagaaaatggatccCAATTTTTGCTGGATCGTTacaaggaagagaaaaaaaggggaagggggaggaaaaatttgaatattgtACACTCACGGacgaaactaaaaaaagaCACGATCCAGCGCGCGAGAAATGTATAGGGGAACTaggtgtgtatgtgtgtgtgtgggtgaGGATTGTGAAGTTGACAGCAAAGTGCTACAACAACGACAGCAACAACATGATATTGATGTGAGgctgataataataatagttatttttttttccagcgcgtacaagaaagagagaaaaaggaggggggaaTGAGATCGAAGAGGATTTATCTTCTTCCTTGTCCCATCGCGATTAGTTTGGCCTCAGATGTCCGTCTTTTCCTTGCATATCTGCCAAATTTTGCCCGAAGAAACTGGGAGGGTAGCAGGGCGGGGGAATAATGGAGGTAAATTTAACTTCGTCAACAAAATCAACCaagcgtttcttttttctttttgctccaCGAACAAATCGTTGGCAAAATGAGGTGTTTCAATGTGGGCGGTTTGTGGGtatgccaaaaaaaaaaaatcatacaaaacaaatgaaaaaaaaccaaaaaaaacaaagagacaTCCGTCATCTAAGTTGACCGATGACCGGCTTGCTGTTGATGCTGTTGGGGTTGCAGAGGCATCTGTTGGGCACCGTAGCCATGCATATGTTGTGAGGTGAGGTAGGCTGCTGTCGGGTTCGGCGATGTCGAATAGATGCCTGAAAAGAATACACAAGTTGTAGTGgcaggttttatttttttccagtgttttaaaaacaacatttCCGGCAGAACAAACGAGTTGAAACCGGCGTGACCAAGAATAGAGAGAATCGAGGGAGCACGTGATCGACCAAAATAAGTTCCCAACACAACCCTCTCTCCTCACTGtgagtgtttcttttttaactttgctcggcttggaaaaaaaaaaaggggggagccACAAAGAACTGCAACACAAGAAGAAACTTGAAAATGTTTGCAACCACATACCTGGCGAGGTACCGAATTTATCGGAGGCCGACAGTTTGGCAAAGGCGGCCAGGGCGTCAGGAAAATTGGGGGGTGTCGCTGGCGTGTTGGCTGGCGTACATAActgcaagaaaaataaatgcatTTGCATTTTAACAAATGTTTC
This sequence is a window from Daphnia magna isolate NIES linkage group LG7, ASM2063170v1.1, whole genome shotgun sequence. Protein-coding genes within it:
- the LOC116926256 gene encoding UBA-like domain-containing protein 1, with translation MDSLREQVMINQFVLAAGCAREQARQLLQAAHWQFETALSIFFQEVNVANCGGAGHAHQFHYNQLCTPANTPATPPNFPDALAAFAKLSASDKFGTSPGIYSTSPNPTAAYLTSQHMHGYGAQQMPLQPQQHQQQAGHRST